The following proteins come from a genomic window of Diprion similis isolate iyDipSimi1 chromosome 8, iyDipSimi1.1, whole genome shotgun sequence:
- the LOC124409065 gene encoding LOW QUALITY PROTEIN: vascular endothelial growth factor A-like (The sequence of the model RefSeq protein was modified relative to this genomic sequence to represent the inferred CDS: inserted 2 bases in 1 codon): MEASTELDQLSYESNHSXLRDLFSLFLSTDHSARIMNLIGSFGLYVFVSVLTIAQSQDTGFQFQKHKKIDCRMYSKKLRDIKVNTTSKPYKQHVDLQPMPGYWFKPAQVYVDRCGGICRSGTSSQQISKRMIDVYVEVGSVFNNNGENGMCAVVKVEEHTKCRCMCKQEEKDCNMRQMYDKKTCKCMCKEENEKKIECMSQPGMRWDEKNCLCMCVDMGMSCSTGSK, from the exons ATGGAAGCAAGCACAGAGCTCGATCAGCTTTCGTACGAGTCAAATCACAG CTTGCGGgatcttttttcattatttctatcTACGGATCACTCAGCACGAATCATGAACTTGATCGGTTCCTTTGGTCTTTACGTTTTCGTTTCAGTGTTGACAATCGCCCAAAGTCAAGACACCGGGTTCCAGTTCCAAAAGCATAAAAAGATTG aTTGTCGAATGTATAGTAAGAAATTACGCGACATCAAGGTGAACACTACCTCCAAACCCTACAAACAGCACGTTGATCTGCAACCCATGCCAGGTTATTGGTTCAAACCAGCGCAGGTTTACGTTGATCGATGCGGTGGCATCTGTCGCTCTGGCACATCCAGCCAGCAAATAAGTAAACGGATGATTGATGTTTATGTTGAGGTTGGTTCTGTGTTCAACAACAACGGAGAGAACGGCATGTGCGCTGTTGTGAAAGTCGAAGAACATACCAAGTGCAG GTGTATGTGTAAACAAGAGGAGAAGGACTGCAACATGCGACAAATGTACGATAAGAAGACTTGCAAATGTATGTGCAAggaagaaaacgagaaaaaaatcgaatgcaTGAGCCAACCAGGAATGCGGTGGGATGAAAAGAATTGCCTTTGCATGTGTGTAGATATGGGGATGAGTTGTTCGACTGGATCGAAGTAG